CGAGCGGATGAAGCCCATGAAGACGAACACGGCGAAGGGCAGGTAGTACCCGACGTCCACCAGCACGGCGCCCGGCATCGTGTGCATCAGGCCGACGGCGTCGAGGATCCGCGTGATCGGAAGCATGATCACCGCGGGCGGGATCATCAGGCCGGACAGCATCACGCCGAGGACGACACGGCTCCACCAGCGGTCCGACCGCACGAGGTGGTACGCCGACATCGCGGCCAGCAGGGTGGTGATGAGGATCGAGGCCGCGGTCAGGGTGACCGAGTTGACGAGGCCGTACCAGAACAGTCCGTCCGGCCGGCTCAGCACATGTCCAAGGTTGTCGAGGGTCGGCGGCAGCGGGAGTGCCAGCGGAGATGACACGACCTCGGAGCTGGGCTTGAAGACGTTGACCAGTGCCACGTAGAGCGGCATGCAGAAGACGGCCGCCACGCCGGTGGCCAGGAGCGGCCGTATCCACGGCGTTCGGGAGTTCACAGGTTCACCTCTCGTCGTTGCAGGAGCTTGAGCGTGGTCACGCTCGCGGCCGAGACGACGACGAGCATGATCCCGGCCATCGCGGACGCCACTCCCGGACGTTGCTCGGAGAAGGCGGTGCGGATCACCTCGAAGGCCACGGTGGCCGTTCCGTCGGTGCCGGGGCCGCCGTTGGTGAGCACGGCGATCTGGTCGTAGACCTTGAACGAGCTGATCATCAGCATCACGGTGTTGATCGTCAGCGAGGGCGCGAGCAGCGGCCAGGTGATGGCACGGAACTGCTGCCAGGGGCCGGCGCCGTCGAGGCTCGCCGCCTCGTCGAGCTCGGCGGGGATCCCCGCGAGTCCGGCGAGGTAGACCACGACGGCGAAGCCGAGCAGCTGCCAGACCATGATCCCGGAGACGGAGTAGATCGCGTACGACGGATCCGTGAGCCAGCCCGGCGGGTGCTCGACCCCCAGCGACACGAGCGCGCTGTTCAGCAGGCCGTCGTCCGCGAGGATCGAGCGCCCGATCACCGACACCACGACAGCGGAGAGGATCACCGGGGTGAAGTAGACGCTGCGGAGCAGGCTGTAGAGCCGGCCCTGCCTGCGCAGCAGCAGGGCGATCGCGAGACCGAGCAGGTTCGTCAGCAGCACCACGATCACCGTGATCACCACGGTGTTCCACAGGGAGTGCAGGAACTCCTCGTTCCCGAGGAGGAAGCCGTAGTTCTCCAGGCCGATGAACGAGGTTTCGGGGCGGGTGGCGCGCTCGTCGGTCAGCCCGGTGTAGAGGGTCCACAGAATGGGCGCCAGGACCATCGCGGTGAAGATCGCGAGGGTCGGCAGCACGAACACGGCACCGGCTCCCACCGACGACCACGTCCAGGTGCGGCGCCGGTGCGGCCCACCCGCGCGCCCGGACGGGGCCGGAGCGGCCTGCGCCCGGACCGGCTTCCCTCCGGCGGCGACGGTCCCCGTCCCGGCGGGCGAGGGACGCGTCACTTCGTGAGCTCCTTGTACTTCGTGTTCAGCGTCGCGACGAACTCGTCCACGTCCGCACGGCCGTTGAGGAGATCGTTCAGTGCCGCGTCGACCTTGGGTATGAAGCCCGACGGCAGGGCCGGGACGCCGCTCTCGTTTCCGAAGCTCGGCGTCACGGTTCCGCCGGCCCGGGCCTTCTCGTAGAGATCGAGGGTGGTGTTGTACAGCGGCGGCAGGCCCGCCGGCGGCTTGTAGCCCTTGAGCGCGACGAACAGGCCGTCGTACTTCGCCCCGCCGTCGGCGTTCAGCTTCGAGAACTCGACGGCCCACTGCTTGGCCTTCGCGACGTCGGGGGACTTGGCGCTCACCGACAGTCCCCCGCCGGTGTACACGGGCATGACGAGCGAGCCGTCCTGCGTGGGCATGGGGAAGGCGCCGAACTCCTTCTGCTGCGCCTTGTCCGGGGAGGCCGGGAACCACGAGCCCATCGGGTACATGGCGCCCTTGCCCTTGAGGAAGTCCTCCTGCGCCTGGGCGTAGGTGGCCGACAGGTTGTCGACGTTCTCCTTGCCCGCCAGTGCCTTCATCTTGGTCGCCGCGTTGACGAACAGGGGGTCGCTGAAGTCGGTCTTCCCCGCGGTCAGCTTGTCGAGCCACTCCGGGTCCTTGGCGTAGACCTCGTCGGCCACCAGCTGGGCGAAGGTCCATCGCGGGCCGAGGCCGTCCGGTGCGCCGCCGCCGATGACGAACGGCTTGATCTGCGCCGCCTTCAGCTTGTCGACCGCGGCGAGCAGTTCGTCCCACTTCTTCGGAGGAGTGGTGATGCCCGCCTTCTCGAAGGCCGCCTTGCGGTAGTAGATCTGCCAGGTCTGCGAGTTGGTGGGCAGCTGGTAGATCTTGCCGTCGAAGCTGTTCGCGGTCGGGCTGACCCAGTCCGCGAGTTCCTTCTCGTCGAACCGGGCGAGCTTGCCGCCCTCCGCCAGCCCGGCAGGGTCGATCGCGACCATGATGTCGGGCAGTGCGCCGGTCGAGTCGAGTTGGCGCGTGTACTCGTTGCGCTGCTCGGCACTCGGCGCGACAAGCTTCTTGATCTTCACCCCCGGCACCTCGGCGCTGGTTCTGGCGATGATGTCGTCCCAGTAGGAGGCGGTGAGGTTGGGGGTCTCGAAGGTGAGCAGACTCAACGTCACGTCACCTCCCGAACCGTCCCCGCCTTGGCTCCCGCCACCGCCGACGGCGCAGCCGCTCAGCGCGACCAGGCCCAACGACACCGCTACCGCACCCCAGTTGGCCCGCTTGCTCATGAGGCCCTCCTTGCTGGTCGAACCCACCAGGGGATGTCGCTCGGCCAGAATTTAGATAAGTAAGTTTCTTGTCAATATTGCTGTTGCGGCGTCAATTTAGATACCGTGCCGCCGTGAGTCAAGACATCGGTGAAACCCGGGGAAACACAACTCCCCCAGGCCGTGCGGGCGATGCCCATCTCCTGCGCAGGCTCAATCTCTCGGCCGCGGTGCGGGCCTTCCTCGACGCCGCCTCACTGTCGGTCAGTGACGTGCGTTCGATCGTCGGGGTCTCCCGGCCCACCGCCGAGGATCTGGTCGCGACGCTGCTGGACGAGGGCTTCGTCCGTGAGGCGCTCGACCGTCCGGACGGCGAGCGGTCGGCGGGACGGCCGGCCCGGCGCTACGAGGTCGTGGCCGAGAACCACGCCGTCGTCGGAGTCGACATCGGCGCCCACAAGGTGGCCGTGGTCGTCTGCGATCTGCGCGGAAACGTCCTGGCGGTACGCAGGCGCAGCGTCGACTCCGGCATCGGGCCGGCCGGGCGCATCGGGGCGGCGGCGCGGCTGGCGGAGACGACCCTCCGGCAGACCGGGACGGACCGGGAACACGTCCGCTCGGTGGCCTGCGGCATCACCGGCGTGGGCGCCAACGGCTCGGAGGTCATGGACATCCGCACCGTTCCCGCAGGCCAGGACCTGGACGTCTACTCACTCCCGGGCTTCGACAGGATCGACGTGGTGTCGGAGGTGTCGGAGCGCTTCAAGTGCGACGTGCTGGTCTCCAACGACATCCACCTCGCGGCGGTGGCCGAGCAGTGGCAGGGCGGCGCCGGGGCGCGCGACCTCGTCTACATGCACGCCGGCCGCCGCCTCGGTGCCGCGATCGTCATCAACGGGCAGATCCACCACGGACGGCACGGCCTGGCGGCGTCCGTCGGTTCCATGAAGATCCTGGGATGGGCCGAAGCGATGGCGCAGCTCGACCGCGAGAGCCGCAAGCTTGCGGGCTCGGCCGCCGAGGAGTCCACCAGCGGCAACGTCCGGGCACTCTTCGAAGCGGCCGCGAACGGCGACCGCACCGCGGTGCGCACCGTCGACCGCGTCGCCGAGGCCCTCGCCCTGGGCGCCTCCGTCCTGGTCCACGCCGTCGACCCCGATCTCGTCGTGCTTGGCGGCGGTCTGTCCCGCGCGGGGGACGTGCTCGCCGGCCCCTTCGAGCGGCACTTGGCCGCCACCTCCCTCAACAACCCGGAGTTCCGCGTGTCCCTGCTCGGCGACGAGTCCGTCGCCCTCGGCGCCGCCCGGCTGGCGCTCGACGATCTCAAGGAGCGCCTGCTCGCAGTGCAGGCCTGATCCACCCCCTCTCACCGCACCAGGGAGTCACCGAATGATCGAGCCCGGACGCGTTGCCGTGCCCGCGCCCACCGCCCCCGTGTCCCTCTCCGGACTCGGCGGGACCGAGACCACGACGATGGTCCTGCTGCCGAGGGCGGACGGCCTGCCCGATATCGGGTGGGTGGGGCTCCCCCTGGCGGCGACGGACGTCCGGTCCCTGACGCTCCCGGCCTCGGTCGAGACCACGGCCTGGAACTCCTGGCTGACCGGCTCACCCGTCAGCGTGCTCCCGGAGCACGCGCGCGGCTACCTCGGACGGCCCGCACTGCTCGGCCACCGGGTCGGCCCCGAAGGCCCGGGGAGCGACTGGTCCACCGCGTTCGGCCCCGGCCCGGTGCGCTGCGACGACGGCTCACTCGTGGTCCGGGCCACCGACGAGGCAGCGGGGCTCGACCTGCGCTTCGAGGCCGAAGCCGTCCACGGAGGAGGGCTCCGCCTCCGGCACGTGCTGACCAACACCGGCGCCGGCCCCTACGTGGTCGACGCGCTCGATGTGGTCGTCCCCGTTCCGACCGGCGCGGGCGAGATCCTCGACTTCACCGGGCGGTGGGCCCGCGAGCGGCAGCCCCAGCGCCGCGCCCTCGCGGACGGGCAGTGGGTCCGGGAGCACCGTCGCGGCATGCGGGTTCTCGACGGCACCGGTCTCGTCGTGGTCGGCACCCCCGGCTTCGGATACGGCGAGGGTGAGGTGCTCGGTGTCCACCTCGCCTGGAGCGGCAACCACCGGTACGCGGTCGAGCAGCTCAGCTCCGGCACCGCCGTCGTCCGGGCCGGCGAGTTGCTGCACCCGGGCGAGGTGGTCCTCGCCGAAGGCGAGACGTACACGACGCCCTGGGTGCACGTGGCCGCGTCCGCGCGCGGCCTCGACGGACTGGCGGACGCGACCCATCAGTACGTCCGGTCGCTCGCCGCCCATCCGTCGTCGCCCGCACCCGTCATGTTCAACCCGTGGGAGGCCGTCTACCTCGACCACGACCTGGAGACGCTGACCGCGCTGGTCGACATCTCGGCCGAGCTGGGTGCCGAGCGATTCGTGCTCGACGACGGGTGGTTCGCCGGCCGCACCTCCCTCGACGACGGCCTGGGTGACTGGACCCCGGACCCGGCGGTGTGGCCGCACGGCCTGGCACCGCTGGTGGACCGGGTGCACGGGAAGGGGATGGAGTTCGGGCTCTGGTGGGAGCCGGAGGCCGTCAACCCGAACTCCGCGGTCCACCGCGCTCATCCCGACTGGATTCTGCGGACGGGCAATCGGACGCCGGTGCTGGAACGCAACTGCTACCTGCTCGATCTCGGCCGGGAGGACGTGCGGAACCACCTGCTCGACTCCTTCGGCCGGCTGGCTGCGGCGCACCGGATCGACTTCGTCAAGTGGGACCACAACCGCGACCAGATCGACGGCGGTGACTCGCGCGGCTCCGGCCGGCCCGCGTCACGGCGGCAGACCCTCGCCTTCCGCGAGCTCCTCGACGAACTGGCCCGCCGCCATCCCGGCATCTCGTGGGAGAGCTGTGCCTCGGGAGGCGGCAGGATCGACCTGGACGTACTCGAACGGGTCCAGAGCGTCTGGGCCTCCGACGTCACCGATCCGCTGTCCCGCCAGCCGATCCAGCACTGGAGCGCCCAGCTCGCCCCGCTGGAGTACCTGGGCGCCCATGTCGCCGCGCCGGTCTCCCACCAGACCGGCCGGACCAGCAGTCTGGATCTCCGCGCGGCCACGGCCTGTTTCGGCCAGTTCGGCGTCCAGTGGGACCTCACGAAGGTGCCGGCCGGCGAGCTGGACCGTCTTGCGTGCTGGATAGGCCTCTACAAGCGGCACCGCGCGCTCCTGCACACGGGGCGGCTGACCCGAGTCGGACTGCCCGAGGGCCTGCTCGCCCATGGAGTGGTCGCCCGGGACGGCTCGGAGGCACTCTTCTCCTACGCCCAGCTCGACGAGACAGTGCCCGTGCCACCGCGGCTCCGCATACCGGGCCTCGCCCCGGACCGGACCTACCACGCCTCGCTCGTCGCACCGGCTGACCCGTCGGTGAGCTGGGAGGTCACGGGCGTCCGGGCCACCGGTGCGGCGCTCGGAGCACTGGGACTGCCAGGTCCTGCGCGGGCGCCTCAGAGCGCGGCGCTGGTCCATCTGCGTGCCGTCTGATCTCTGCGCGCCGTCTGATCCGGCATCCCCCGCCGCCGGACCGGCCAGGTCCCGGCCCCGGAAATGCTGTGGTCCACCCCCCGGCTCGGGGGGTGGACCACGGGTTCTCAGCCCTGCCAGCTGTGCGGGGCGCGGAAGCCCGGGGTGCGCTCCAGGCGGCGCCAGCCCGCGGTGTCGCGGCCGCGGCGGGCGGGGGCGTCGGTGGGCTGGGCGGCTGCGCGGGCGAGCAGGACCGCGGTTATGGCGGCCAGCTCCTCGGGGTCGGCCAGACCCTTCTCGACGCGCAGCACGGACTCGGTGGCAGTGCTCATGGATGTCTCTCCGTCTTCTCGGCAGGTCTTCGCGGGGCCTTGCAGGGTTGCTGCGGGGCCGCGGACTACTGCGGGGGGTTGCCGTGCTTGCGGGACGGCAGGTCGGCGTGCTTGGAGCGGAGCATCGCCAGCGAGGCGATCAGAACCTCGCGGGTCTCGGCAGGGTCGATGACGTCGTCGACCAGGCCGCGCTCGGCGGCGTAGTACGGGTGCATCAGTTCGGCCTTGTACTCCTTGACCATGCGGGTCCGCATGGCCTCCGGGTCCTCGGCGTCGGCGATCTGCCGGCGGAAGATGACGTTGGCGGCACCTTCGGCGCCCATCACCGCGATCTCGTTGGTCGGCCAGGCGTAGGTGAGGTCCGCACCGATGGACTGGCTGTCCATGACGATGTAAGCACCGCCGTAGGCCTTGCGCAGGATCAGCGAGATCCTCGGCACCGTCGCGTTGCAGTAGGCGTAGAGCAGCTTCGCGCCGTGCCGGATGATTCCACCGTGCTCCTGATCGACGCCGGGCAGGAAGCCGGGTACGTCCAGAAGAGTGACGATGGGAATGTTGAACGCATCACACATCTGGACGAACCGGGCGGCCTTCTCGCTCGCCTCGATGTCCAGGACACCGGCCAGGGCCTGCGGCTGGTTGGCGACGATGCCGACGACCTGGCCGTCCAGACGGGCCAGCGCGCAGATGATGTTGCGGGCCCAGCGCTCGTGGATCTCCAGGTAGTCGCCGTCGTCGACGAGCTCCTCGATGACCTTGTGCATGTCGTACGGGCGGTTGCCGTCGGCCGGGACGAGGTCCAGCAGGACGTCGCCGCGCCGGTCGGCCGGGTCGTCGCTCGCCACCGTGGGCGGGTTCTCCCGGTTGTTCGAGGGCAGCATCCCGATGAGGTAGCGGACCTCGGCGATGCAGGTCTCCTCGTCGTCGTACGCGAAGTGCGCGACGCCCGAGGTCTCGGCGTGCACATCGGCGCCGCCGAGGCCGTTCTGCGTGATCTCCTCGCCGGTGACCGCCTTGACGACGTCCGGTCCGGTGATGAACATCTGCGAGGTCTCGCGGACCATGAAGACGAAGTCCGTGAGCGCCGGGCTGTAGGCCGCGCCGCCCGCGCACGGGCCGAGCATCACGCTGATCTGCGGGATGACACCGGAGGCCCGGGTGTTGCGCTGGAAGATGCCGCCGTAGCCGGCGAGCGCCGAGACGCCCTCCTGGATACGGGCGCCGGCGCCGTCGTTGAGCGAGACCAGCGGGGCACCGGCCGAGATGGCCATGTCCATGATCTTGTGGATCTTCGTGGCGTGGGCCTCGCCCAGCGCGCCGCCGAAGATCCGGAAGTCGTGTGCGTAGACGAAGACCGTGCGGCCGTCGACCGTGCCCCAGCCGGTGATGACACCGTCGGTGTACGGCTTCTTCTCCTCCAGGCCGAAGCCGGTCGCCCGGTGCCGGCGCAGCTGCTCGACCTCCTTGAACGAACCCGGGTCCACGAGCAGCTCGATCCGCTCACGCGCGGTCAGCTTGCCCTTGGCGTGCTGCGCCTCGGTCGCCCGGTCACTCGGTCCGCGGCGTGCCTGCTCGCGCAGTGCCAGCAGTTCCGCCACACGGCCACGGGTGTCGCTCGGCTCGCCCTGGGTTTCGTCCACAACGGTCATGTACCGACCCTACGAACCCCACCCAGAAAATCCTGCCGTCGACTCCGTACAGTCTCCTGGCCGGTTTCCTGGTGGAGCCTGACAGAAGCCATGGGCCATGCAGGCGAAGTACCAGCCCGCACCCGTCCTCGTTTGTGGATGTTCCACAAAGGTTCACTGTGGTCTGCCACACACCCCCGTCAGCCGGGGAGTGTCCGGCGGCTGGGCGTCCTGGACCTTCTGGATGTCCTCCAGCCTCGACCGTACCGGCTCCGTGGGGTGCGCCATCGTGAGCAGCACCGCCTCGTAGAACGCGTCCCGCACCGCCGCCGGCATCACGTCCGACGCGTCCAGGCAGAGCGGCACCCGCTGGTCCGTGAAGCGCCGGCTCACCTGCTGGTCGACCGTGCCCGTCTTGGGCGGGACCGCGGCGTTGGCCGAGAACACCCCGCCCGTGCGGCCCCACTCCTCCTGGGCATCCCGGGAGGCGAGCCGCCGGATCATCTCGCGGGCCGGGCCGCTCCGGCCGAAGAGCGCCGCGAAGTCGGCCGACACCTCGTGGGCCTTCACCGTATAGGGGCCGCCGGGCAGCAGCGGTGCCGAGTCCCCGAAGGCGGCCCGCTCCTTGCGGTCGCCGTAGAAGGCGCGGGCGAAGGAGCCCTGGTGCTCCAGGTCGCAGCCGCCGCCGAAGAGCAGTCCGTGGCCACCGGCCCGTCCGCGGTGGTCGGCCAGCAGCATGTCGCCGGCCCGGTCCGGGTCCTGGGCGAGCATCCCGGCCCACGCGGTCCAGGCGTCGGCCACCGGGGCCTCGGTCCACTTCATGTCGCCGGTCGCCCAGCGGGCGTACAGCACCGGGCCCGCGCGCTGGAGGATGAGGTCCTCGATCCAGTCGCTGCCGGGCCAGCCGGACGCGCCGTCGTCGACCATGCCGATGCACCACGAGGCCAGCGGCGCGGGGCTGCGGCCCGGGGCCGCGCCGTCGCGGTACCAGACGATGGACTTGAGGTCGGCCTTGAGCGGTACCCACAGATCGTCGGCGATGTCCTGTGCCTCGGGCTGCCACGGATTGCCGTACTCCTCGGGGTCGTACAGCCCCTTCAGGGAGCGCAACCGGTCCTCGTCCGCGTACTCGACGAGTTCGCCGACGCCCGGCAGGATCGCGATGTCGGGCGGGTCTCCGGCCTGGACCTCGGCGAGCAGCACCTCGCGGGTCGCGGCGGTGCCCTGGTAGGTGTACGGGATCCCGAACCCGTCCAGGACGTCCTTGAACCGCTGCTCCTGGTCGTCGGTCCACGGGCCGAGGATCGTCACCTTCGGTTCCTCGTCGCTGCCGCCGGGGGCGGCGAGTCCGCAGCCGGCTGCGGTCAGGAACAGGGCCAGGACGAGGAGGAACGCGCGGGGGTACGGGGTCATCCGGCCCTCCAGTAGTCGGCGTTGAGGCGCCGACAGATGCCGGCGGCCGGCAGCAGGACGATCAGCGCGGCGCCGCCCAACGCCCCGTAGTACGTCCAGCTCTGCCAGCTCCGGGCGGCCAGCCGGCCGCGCAGGGCGGTGGAGTTGTCGGTGACGAAGTTCTGGGAGGCGACCAGGTCCGCGGTTTCGTGGGCCCGTCGCTCGATCGCGACCAGCCGGTGGCGGGCGGTGTCCAGCCGCTCCTGGGTGTGGACGGTGGCCCACAGCGGGACGACGGCGAGCGCGACGGTCACCAGCAGCGCCGCCAGCAGCCACGGGTCCTGGCTGCGGCCGCAGCGGGTGCGCAGCACCCACAGGGTGCTGAGGCAGGTCAGGGCCAGGACCAGCAGGCCCAGTTCGGCGACGGCCCAGCCGGTCCGCTGAAGCGTTCCGAGCGAACTGACCCGGTCCACGCGCCGCATCTGGTGGTCCTGGAGGACGTCGAGTCGCGGCACGACCCCGGTGCCCGGCCGGTCGAGGATGGTTCGGGCCTCCGCGAATTTCTCCTCCTGCATCAGGTCGTCGTGCACGTACTTGACTGCGCCGGGCGTGACGGAGCTGCTGTACGAGGTCAGCAGGCCCTTGACCGTCTTGAGGACGCCGCGGCCGCGTTCCCCGTCGATCTGTACGTCGGAGAGCCTGGACAGGCCCTGGTCGGCGGCCGCCAGCTGGTTCTCGTACCGCGCTCCGGCGCCGACCACCTCGTCGATCCCGTGATCGAGCGAGCTCTTCGCCTCCTGATGGGCGCGGAGCAGGGCGAGTTGGGTGGCGGCGGCCCCCTGGACGGCGGGTGCGTCGCGGGTGCGCATCTCGCCCGCGGCGTTCTGCACCTCGCGGTAGGAGACGAGCAGGGCGGTCATCGAGACGAGCGCGGTCACCACCATGACGGCCAGGTGCCGTTCCAGCAGCCGTCTGGTGCGTGAGCGGGTGCGGCGGCGGGTCCGGAAGGTGCGTGTCCACCGGGTCGGCGAGGGCATCACAGGCTCCTTCCGCAGGCGATGCAGAACCGGGCGCGGGGCCCGGCGAGATGGCGGCAGTGCGGGCATTTCACCGGCTTCCCCGTGGTGTGGCCGGGCAGTTCCAGCCCGTGGCCCGAGGCGATGTGCAGCTGTCCCCGGCGCACGGTGCCGCGGTCGACGGTCGGGCCGACCCGGACCAGTCCGCGCGGGCCGTCGAGGATGTCGGCCACCTCGCGCACGTCCTGGAGCACCCAGGCGGCGCCGATCTCGGTGGCGAGCCGGACCGCGAGGCCGAACTGCTGCTCGGCCTCGTCGCGGCTCATCGGGTCGAGTGCGGCGTATCCGCGGTTGAGGGCGGTCCGCATCTGGGTGGCGGCGTTCATCGCCTGGAGCGTGCCGCCCCCGCCGCCGGTGCCCCCCGCGCCCACGGCGAATCCGGGCGGCAGCCAGCGGACCAGCAGCGGGGCGGTGGCGTCCCCGACGGAGACGGTGGCCAGTTGCAGCAGCACGCCGAGCGGGTCGGTGCTCGCGTCGGCGTGCACGGTGAGGAGGTAGTCGCGGGTGCCCGGCTCCCACTGGTGGGTGGGGAAGCGGGCCCGGTGCGGCTCCTCCTGCCCCGTGGCGGGTGTGAGCCGTTGCTGGCGGGGGGCCGTCTCGGTCAGTTCGACCGCGCGCACCGCCGGACGCGCGGTCACCACGACCGGCAGTTCGGGGCTGCGGACCCGGCGCAGCCGTCGCAGCGCCCCGACGGCCGCGGGGCCGAACCGGTCGGGGGCGTGCTCGGCGGTGCCGTGCAGGCGCTCGACGACGGCGAGCAGCGGCGCGGGGTCCCAGTCGCCGCCGACCGCCAGCACGTCCGCGGTGAACGCGCCGTCGCAGATGGCGAGTTCCTCCCGGAGCGCGCCTCCGTCCCCGTCGGGCCCGGCCTCGTCCGCCGGGTCCCGGCCGCTGCCGTCGGTGATCAGCAGCAGGTGCCGTAGTGGCAGCGGGCGTTCGGCGAACAGTGCGCGGGCGGCGGCGAGCCAGGCGGGGTAGCCGGGCGGCGGCCGGTCCTCCGCCGCCGGGACGATCCGGCCCGCGCTGAACGCGGCGCGGCGCTTCTCCATCGTGTCGGCCAGCGCCCACCGGCCATGCAGCGGGTAGCAGCGGGACGGCTCCCCGCTCTCGTCGGCGCCTCCCAGGACGGCGAAGGAGACCCCGTCGGGCAGGGCCCGCAGCGTGGCGGCGAGGGCGGCCGCCGCGGACTCCCGGCGCCCGGCGGCGACGTCCAGCACGATGACGACGGCGAGTTCGACGGCGGGCACCTCGTCGCGGGGACCGGTACCGGCGGCCTTGACCCGCAGATGGGCGTCGATCCGGGTGTCGTGGTGCGGCTGCTGGTCGCGCCGGAGGTCCAGGGACACCTTGAACTCCAGCCCGGACGAGGGGGCGATGGCGCCCATGAACTGCCTCCAGGGGTACGGGACGGGGTGTAGGTCCTGCGGTCGCGCCGTGGCCCTCGGTGACGGCCGTCAGAAGCGGGTCTGCGGCCGGACCGCGTGCGACAGGTCGATCAGCCGCTCGTACTCGGCCGGTCCCTGCCGCTGCCGGGCCAGCCAGCGGTAGCACTGCTCCAGCTCCGCCCGTACCGCCCGCTCCCCGCGAACGGCCGGGGGTGGCATCCCGATCCGCAGCAGGCCGTCCCGGGGACGCGGGTCCCGGCCCGCGGCGCGGACGGCGTCGAGCTTCCACTCGTACAGCTCGGTCCGCAGCAGCCAGGCCGCCTCGTCGCCCGTGACCACCTGGGACGGCGTGCCCGGCTCCGGCGCGAGGGCGGCCAGGCAGGCGTCGATCTCCGTCTCGTCGGGCAGCGGCCGGTCCCCCGTCGCGAGCCGGGCCGCCCTGACGCGGAGGGCGGCGATCCGGGCGACGGTGTGGTCCCGCGACTCGTCCGGCACCAGGGCCAGGACCTCGGTCGCCGCGGTCCGGTCGCCGCGCGCCAGAGCGAGCCTGGCCAGGCCCAGGGCCGCGCCGACGTGCGAGGGGTTGCGGGCGTGCACGGCCCGGAAGAGTTCGTACGCCGAGGGACCCGCCCCTGCGGGCCGGCCGTCGCCGAGCTGTTCCGCGCTGTACGCCAGCGCCAGCTTGGCCGCGTACTCGCCCGGCAGGGCCCGGTGCACGGCGGAGAAGTGCTCCAGGGCCGCTTCGAGCATGGGCTGCCGGTCGTCCAGCACATCGGCGCTGCGCAGCGCGACGAGCCCCCAGTGCCAGCTGAGCCGCCACTGCCGGACCGGCCCGGGGCCCGGTATGGCGGCGGCGGCCTGTACCTGTTCCCGGGCCGCCACCAGCGCCTCGTCGCCGTCCTGGCCGAGCAGCAGC
This genomic interval from Streptomyces sp. NBC_00464 contains the following:
- a CDS encoding zinc ribbon domain-containing protein, whose protein sequence is MGAIAPSSGLEFKVSLDLRRDQQPHHDTRIDAHLRVKAAGTGPRDEVPAVELAVVIVLDVAAGRRESAAAALAATLRALPDGVSFAVLGGADESGEPSRCYPLHGRWALADTMEKRRAAFSAGRIVPAAEDRPPPGYPAWLAAARALFAERPLPLRHLLLITDGSGRDPADEAGPDGDGGALREELAICDGAFTADVLAVGGDWDPAPLLAVVERLHGTAEHAPDRFGPAAVGALRRLRRVRSPELPVVVTARPAVRAVELTETAPRQQRLTPATGQEEPHRARFPTHQWEPGTRDYLLTVHADASTDPLGVLLQLATVSVGDATAPLLVRWLPPGFAVGAGGTGGGGGTLQAMNAATQMRTALNRGYAALDPMSRDEAEQQFGLAVRLATEIGAAWVLQDVREVADILDGPRGLVRVGPTVDRGTVRRGQLHIASGHGLELPGHTTGKPVKCPHCRHLAGPRARFCIACGRSL
- a CDS encoding carbohydrate ABC transporter substrate-binding protein, encoding MTPYPRAFLLVLALFLTAAGCGLAAPGGSDEEPKVTILGPWTDDQEQRFKDVLDGFGIPYTYQGTAATREVLLAEVQAGDPPDIAILPGVGELVEYADEDRLRSLKGLYDPEEYGNPWQPEAQDIADDLWVPLKADLKSIVWYRDGAAPGRSPAPLASWCIGMVDDGASGWPGSDWIEDLILQRAGPVLYARWATGDMKWTEAPVADAWTAWAGMLAQDPDRAGDMLLADHRGRAGGHGLLFGGGCDLEHQGSFARAFYGDRKERAAFGDSAPLLPGGPYTVKAHEVSADFAALFGRSGPAREMIRRLASRDAQEEWGRTGGVFSANAAVPPKTGTVDQQVSRRFTDQRVPLCLDASDVMPAAVRDAFYEAVLLTMAHPTEPVRSRLEDIQKVQDAQPPDTPRLTGVCGRPQ